The following is a genomic window from Tetrapisispora phaffii CBS 4417 chromosome 12, complete genome.
GGTAAATTGGAGGATGCAAGAAATATCGCTAAGAGAATTGTTGGTAATGATGAGAATTCCCCTAATATTTCCCCAGCTAATGGTAGTGCTGCTAGTACAGGTAATAGCAATTATTCTAAGTATTCTAGCCAATTGGAGGGTAGTTATTCTGATGAACAGCTGATTGTAAAAGTcataaattcattaaatgcAACTTCTAATTTATCTATGTGTGATAGTAATGGGAGAACATTACTACATTTAGCTGCATTAAAAGGTTATGAGCAATTGGTAATGACCTTAATTAAATATGGTGCAAGAATCGATGAGAAAGATATGTTTGGTTACACTCCATTACATTTTGCTTGTGTGAATGGTGAATACAAAATTAttgcatttttattaaaatgtaaGGCTGATTTGACTATCAAAGCTAAGAATGGTGTACATGCAAGAGATGTTTACATGGTTAATCATGGaaatgatgaaatatcAAGTGATGATTATAATAGAGTAATTAAAATGTTTGATTCATTAGAGAAAGGCTCCAAATTAGAGTTTAATAATTCCAGCTCCGGTGATTTTGATCTTGATTCGTTACACTCATTGGAATACGATATTGAGCCTAGTATTACAGTTAACTCAAGAGGTAAAACTCATAAAGGTCCCACCACTGTTGCTGTCTCTGTATCAGAGGATTCTGGTTATGAAGTCAGCGATGGTGAAAGTTTCATCACTAATGACAGTGATTTATCATCTATGAATTCAGAATCAAGAGACTTCATAAATACTGAAAATAATGGAAACAATGTATTTAACATAGAAAGATCTACATCGAAGAAACTCCGTGAAGCTAACGAACTTGAAGAAAATACTGAAATTACTAATGATGAAAGTAAAGGTACCGAGACTGAAAACAATTCTGTTAATTATGCAGATAGAAATAACGATTCTTTGTGGAATAGAATGTTAAACAGGATTAATGACGATTTACCTAAATATGAAGATCTATTCCCTGGGTTTACACATCCCTCCAAAGCTAAACAGCAAACAACTTCTATGATGGATGAAGAACAGGCTGTAACTATGAACAAAACAAAGGACATGTCTGTATTGTCATCAAATACAGATGACCTATCTCAAACCTCCagtgaagatgaagatgatgcTATACAGATTAGATTAAATAGATTTTTCCAACAGCAAAGAGAAACCACATTTCAAAATGATAAGATGCTATGGTTTTTTTGGTTCCCACTATCTATTATACTAATATCAAcatatttctttattaaattcgGTTCAATCGATGACagtaaattatattcattttcatttgaaatAGTTGATCGTTTCAGAAAGAGTTTGGCTAAATTAATGTTGGGTAATGATAGAATGAAAGCAGCTTTCAAGGAACAGTTATcaaatttccaaaatacAGGTATACATGTTCCGGTAATGTAAATATCAACACATTAATATATCGTTACTTATTTTATGTTTTCTTATAGATCAAAGTTAgaaatatacatacatgAACTGTTTATATTAGAATATTATGTGCCTATTGtgtaattattaaaatatttatattatatgcTCTGCAGGTTACCTTATTATTTGTCATTATTCTATTATATACTTGATAGTTTAGgtatttttgtttgttcCTTTGCCAGTCTAACAGCATTTCTTCTATGATACTCTTTCTTACAATAATCGAGTTTTGTGCACAAATGGGTTTCCAACAGTCTATGTTGTGAGCAGAACCTGCCCTCGCAGTACTGACACTCTCCTATGTACTTAATATAGCTGCTGGAACAGTCCTTGTAATGGCACTCGTTCTTTCTCCGCCTCTTCCTTTGCTTCTTCCCCACACCAGACGTCTCCTGCAGAGCAGACTCTGCGGCAAGAGTGTACTTGCTCCCAACTGTTGCAACACCCCCGACAGCAACTGCTCCATCTTTATCAACAACCTTCACCGCTCTCTGCTCTTCACCTTGCAACCCCGAGTCCTCCGTTGCAGCCTCTTGTTCAATCAAACTGATCACCACCTTATCCTTAGCAGCATCGTTCTGCACCTGaatcttctttatattcTGCGTGTCCGACATGTTCGACTATCTTTCTATGTGTCTGTTTAATATACCTTGTGTGTTTCCGTTTGCGTTTGTGTTTGCGTGTCTATTGCTGCTCCCCCTGCCCTCAAAACAACATCTATTCAACGGAAATTTTTTTACAACTTTACACAGCTCCCTTTATATACTCCTCtgtttcaaattttgtGGAAAACTTTTCTGTAACCTTCCTGGCTATTCTTATCTCGCAAGCTGATTAAGCACTTTTTGGCACAGATAAAGAGACCCTTGAATTCCAAATTGTGGCAAAAAGATGAACGATAGGTCGGTCGGTGCAAGACGGTGCGGCGCGCGGGAAATAGGACTCGAAGGCGGGAAGATCGGCGGGGCGGCGGGGGCCGGCAGTGGCGGGGAAAGGATCGCGGGTCTGAACTACGATTCTCGGTTGGGTGGAGGCGGAAGTGGAGGCGGGCACGTAACAGCAAACGCCGGTTCCGGCGTTTGCTGTTTACCCGGCTGGGGTCGGTGCGGTGATGGGCAACTGTTATCTATTGATGGGATGGGGGGCCTTGTGTGTGGCAGGGCCCCGTCTACGAATGTTATCTATGTACTGCTTATAAATCATCTGATATGCTGGAGAGGTTCACCGCTTGGCCAGGTTTGAATGCCGGTAGGCCCAGGTACGGACAGCCAGAGCATCGGAATGCGTCACCGAGCGAACACGAACCGCATCCGCCGACTTTCTTGCCCTCGACAGTGAAATCGACCTCGGTCAGCTCTTCTGCCGAGAACTTCAGAACGCGGTCCTGCTGGCTGGTGATCTTGTTTATCTCCTCTTCGTTCTCTTCTTTCAAACCACAGGTACAGTCCTTGCAGGCTCTCTTCTTCCTCGTCTTGGTCTTGCCGCATGTGATCATCGTGATCCCGGTGGAATCTGTCACTGCCACCAGGTCGTCCTCAGACACAGAGGTGTCCCCGTCGCCATTACTATCGGCACCAACGCTCTCAAAGTACTTGGCCTTGTTGCTCATGTCGCCAGAACTAGAACTGCTGGCATCGTCATCATCAAGCTCATCCACTTCGTCGCTAGCCGTTGCAATCTCCACAGGCTCGTTTTTGGCTGCCTTTTTAAACAACGGCATCTTCTTAAACATAGGAAGCTTCTTGCCAACGCCACTCTCAGAAGACGAGTTTGAAGCCAATAAGCTCACACTTTTCGTCTCCTTGCTAATGTTCTTCTTCACCCAATGATAGACACCAACATCGCTTATCTCGAAATTATTCACTAAAGCATCTATCTTGTAAGCATTAGTCAAACCATACAGCGTACCACCTGGTATCAGGCTGTCGCTCAGCACGCCAATCAACTTTTTAGGAAAAGAAACCGACTCGTCACTTTCCGGGGTGATATAATGTATTTCAGAGTAATTAGAAGTCTCCAACACAACAGTGCCATCGTTGATCTTGTTGATCAAGTATTGCTCAATGACAACCTCAGTAGCATGCTGTTTGGAAATACCgatttttttctcttcCAACACCTCTGGCGTGGTCGTAATCGCAGGATGgattaatattaatattggTCCCTTCATCGCTGTATATATCCTTTCGTTATCGTTATACTAGTGTAATGgcaatatataaatgacTACTTATATTTCACGTTTCATTAGCTtctattttgaaataaaagtGGACTTCTTCtgttttataataaaagattaCTAATGGGTTGGTCTTCTTCAGCAATTTTTCATCTCATCGGAAAACCATTGCGGGATCGCAGTTGTGGAATGAAAAGACACGCACGTGATAGACAAATAAGGATTGAGTATCTGTATATATAGTATGTGTTGTTATATATGAGAAGATGCACAGGTCGCCTGCCGTAGACATCAATATCTAATCAGTACGTTAAATAGATCAGTTTCTAGAATCCTGTATAGTTTCTGGAGAGTTGGAAACTTCCAAGTCGTCGTCGTCGTCATCgtcgtcatcatcatcgtcgtcgtcatcatcatcgGCTTCTGTATTTGAATCCTTGTCATCTCTTGAGCTACTAGCTTTGAtctcatcatcatcatcatcgtcTTCATTCAACAAGTCCTCAGTTGCCTCACCTAATTCTGAAGTATTATCATCTTCCTCCGGATAACCTCCTAACTTTGTTACTATTTtatcaacaatttcattCCAGTCAACCATCCCTCCAAGCCCAATCTCACCATTAATACCAACGACCTTTTCAGAAGGTTTAATAACCTCGATCCATGgcatattttcttttatctcTGCAATTTGTCTTTTGGTAATGTTCGCATTATATACACTTGACACCAAAGAAGGTGCAAGTAATATTGGGAAATGTGTATTCCAGGCACTTACTGTGTTTGTTAATAGGTTATCGCATAAACCTAGAACAATTTTGCTTAATGTGTTTGCTGTCACAGGTGCAATAACCAAGATGTCAGCCCATCTTTTTAATTCTATGTGTATTATAGGATCTGTTCTTTCTCGACTAAGATCCCACTCATCAACATCCGTCCAAACAGTGATATGGGATGGAAGTagttcatttttaattttagtGTTAGAATTCATGGTTGGTGTCACTGGACTAATTATCTCTGAATTAGTTAGTttcattgatttatttatcGTTGGCAGTATTTTATCATCGTTATGTGGTGCGTTTATTGGTGTTGTCAATGCAGAGTTGCCAATAATGTTGCCgttcttttttaaatatttggtgTTCAATAACTTTTCCGCAGATTGTGTTAATATCACTTGGATAGTAATTTTGTCTCTACCATATATATCTTCAagtttttttatcattgGTTTTAGTTTATAGACGGATAAAGATCCTGTAGCTCCAAACAGTAcatgtattttattatcatccTGAAGCAATCTATAGTCTGTATTTTTCAGAGATTCTTTGTTTATAACAGGTATATTCTTATTAGATAATCCTTGATCCAGGTCCTTGTGCTCTTCTTTACTTAGATCTAACGGTTCATTCGTTTTGTTCACATCTACTAGTTTACTATCCTTTATTGGACTCACTGCTCTCTCTACAGTGGACATATTATTTCTCTCGGCATTAGTAGTCTCTCCAGTGTTCAAGGCACTCAATTGTTTATCTAacaaatatgaaatattgTCTACACTTGGTACCATACCATGTGGAAGTTGATGGGTAATACTGTTCGATCTTGATCTCTCAGGTGGTGTATGCAATATATCGTCGACAATGAAATGAGGATGTTCATTATCAGTTGTTTTAGAAAGGTTGTTAACTTCTGCTGCTTTAACATTTACTGCATCAGACccatcattttttttaggagaagaatttaatattgGAGTTACTGATATTGAAGTTgtcttttttaaattccCCTCTGAATGATGattatctaaattattatttgtgtTCAAAACAACATTTGCTGTTGCATTTCTCTCCACTGCATTCTTTCCAACATCGGTTAAACATTCATTACTTCCAATAACCTCTatgttcttcttcttggTCTCAAATGTCACCTTAGGCACTCTCTTCAAGTCTTTGTCTGGTGTATTAGAAATAACAGCCCCCGAGTGTTTATCCAcattaataattgattttgtaCGGGGTCCCAATCCTGTATCCACTTCTCGAAAAATCAATGGAGATGCTTTTGTTTCCGTCTTTGAAGTCTGCTCCATTTTGATCTTTCCAACGTCAGTGGCTTCACTTTCCATATCTCTGttatttttctgtttctttcTCAATCTATCAAAGTACAATAGCCTACTAGTTGATCGTTCGTTGCACTCAGATTCTGATCTCCCCATTATATCTTATTccttaaaataataaatgaCAATATTGCattataatgatttaaatacCTTTATATACAACCTTGCTGTgtaaatgaaatttcttACACGTTTTCGTACTGAATGATCAGAATAGGAACAGCGGctaattgatatttttgatattcGACACAACAGTGACAGCTATAACTCACTTTTAAAAACACTcttatttgtatttgaaCCATTGTTTCCATCTTAAATGGTATCATCAAGTCTACAATCAATATTACATTGGTGATGGGAACTCAGGAACGAGTTAGGATGGTGATTCAATTAGTGGTTAGGGAGAATGACGTATTTATGAAAGGTTACGAATAAATGCGGATTGAATGACAGGAAAGTTAATTTTTGTACATTTAAAAGGATAAAACGTTTAAAAATAGTCAATCTAATGGTTAGACAGATTTAAGAATCATTGTGTAGGATAATTGGGATTACtttgtttttgttattCTATGTATTGATGTACTCTGAACAACGCTGTCATGAAAATCACTAAACACGGCAGCTATGCCATTACCGATAAGTACAGGACTTATTTAGCGCAAACCAACGGTAAGAAATGGGTTTCTTAGAACTCAATTTACTAGAAGCTATAAATAAggttatataataaagtgATTACATTATTTAACGATTTTGAAAGCAAGAAAACACTAATAAAGTTACCATAACACTCACCATGCCTATTGAGAGAGATTTGGATCAAGCCAAAAAGGCTCTGTATGAAGATAAAGAGTACTTACAAGTTGTTTCACTATGTGATGGCATTTTAAAGGAATccaatgaaaatattatggcattaatttataaatcGACAGGTTTGGAAAAGCTTTACTTTTCGACGGTTGATTGGCATAATCCTGACACGCTAGAGTCATCGAGAGATTTGTTAACAAAAGCTTTAAACATCGCTACGCATAGAGGTGATAGGGGTAAAATAGGTCTAATTCATTTTAGattttttgttcattaCTTTAACTTAAAGAAGTATGAGGAAGCGAAGAAGAACATGGATTCTTGTAAAGAGTTTGGATATACTGATGATACGTTGTTCATGTGGGAAATGAATTTGGAgaagaaactgaaaaaaattcaatcaaAGTTGAATCAAAGTCCAAAAGAGCCagatattttgaagaagaCATGTAAAGCTGAAGTTTCACCATTAGAAGAAACAGCTGGAGTACCTGAAACTGATGAAATTAAGTACAGAGTTGATTGGTATCAAACCAATAAAAGTATCAATATTTCGATATTTACGAAATCTTTACCGCaaacaaaagaagatattaaaatatcttatGACAATAACAGTAGAAATATGGAGATTACATATCCGGTAAATGAAAGTAAATTAACCTTTAAAAAAACCATGACATTAACACACCCAATCGAACCAGATAGCATAGCATATGAATTAACCGCCagaaaaattgaagttattatatccaaagaagataaaacaataaattgGAAAACACTAGAAGCTACAAGTAACGTAGAAACAACTACTAGAGGACATAATTATACATCTGCTGACTCAAATACTGATTCAGCTTCGAAGAATCGAAACCCTTCAgcatcaaaaattgattggtcaaaaattgatttagGTAGTGACGAGGACGATGATGGTATAGATAATTCATCTGCAGATGcattctttcaaaaattatatgCAAATGCAGATCCAGATACTAAGAGAGCAATGATGAAGTCTTTTGTGGAAAGTAACGGCACTGCATTGAATACCAATTGGGATGATGTTAAACAAGGTAAAGTTGAAACTTCACCACCTGAAGGCATGGAGCTTAAAAACTTCTAATCATATATTTGgatattgtttaatattattctattgaaaaacattaactaatgaatatatataatgtatGCATGTAGAAAATTATGCATGTAGAAAtacttattatttaattttgtatttatgTATATCTTAATGCTATTATGAccaaaaaatgatgatcATTATTGTTACAATACATCTTCACACCAGTTTTACTTGTTAGATTGGTAATATTTCATGGTCATCATTGGAAGAATTGTTTAacttatttaattgttcttttttCCATGAAAGGAaatctttatcattttcatcttcaatcATGCTTGTATCATCAAAACCACTATCAAATGACTCTCTGATATTGAGTTGACATTTGCCGTCAGGAGACATTGATATTTTGTAGATGCTATTTTCTGGTTCTTTGTATGGGCTACTCAAAATTCTATTCGATTTTGAATCTAATTGTCTTTCATTCTCCTTATTATCTTGGTAAGTATTGGAGATCGATTTTAATGttacattttttaaatcacTTGAGAGTGTAGGAATTTGGCTACCTTGTTTATTTAACACGTTTTTTGATACTGGGAATAGTCTTGTTGGGCGGATAAACCCATTAGGAGTTCTCAAAGGTAATTTGGAATTACCAGGCACAGATATTTTACTTTCAGTATTCATAAATTTTGAAGGTTCTAACAATGCTAGACTTGGTCTTGTAGCACTTCTTTCATTCTTGATGCTAGGCGCCATGCTGTTTTTACTTGCGCTAACGAATTGCTTATTCTTTAATGACATAGTACTAACAGAAATCGGCATGTCTAGTTTAATCGGAGTCTTATGTAATTGAGAAACTTGCATGTGTTGTTTGTTAGgagaaatatttaaaattttacgGTTGGGTGATTGTTTCTGTATGCGATGAGGAGATTTTTTATGATTAGATAAGTTAGATAACTTATTTGATGGACTCTTATCCCTTTGACTGGAATTGAGTCTCATTCTTGGGTATTTATTGATTAACTCAGATTCTTGTTCTTGAATGACTTCAGCCAGTGAGTTACCATCCACAACGAATGGTCTTCCAAACATACTATGCATCTCATGcaatttatttcttaattcCTGCACGACACGAGGAAAGTGtcttgttatttttttcctcattttttcttcttgtaacaatattttatgaGAATTTCTTGATAAAAGCCTCGATGAGTCTTTAGAACTATTTTCTAGGTTAATATGATCTTctattattgatttaaatTCACTGTATAATGTCAATAATGGTTTATAAATAGCTAAACGATCTTCTAATTGTTTCAATTCAGCTTCAGATAAtcttaataattcttcatcataCTGTGAGTTAATATTAGAACGAgtcaattcttcaaatttatcaataaattcCTTCTTATCTTCatctatataatttaaaatcttcCAAAActcatcaattttttgtCTTGTATCCGATATCAATGTCTTAAgtaatttcttcttcattatatttagtCTGTTTAATTCATTTCTATAGTTTTCCATAACAATTTCTGATAATCCCTTGTTTTTATCTATAAACTCTTCATATTGGTATTGAGGGAACTTTAACTTAATCCACAATTCCTTACATACTGATTCGATATccttcttttctttaagCCTTGCTACATATTTGTCATTAAATTCATCATGCAGCTGGTTAAGTcttgatattatttgttcatGAACAGGAAGTAACTTTCCGTCAAAATTATCGAATTTGGTGCTgtaaatcattattaaatccaaatcatttttatccAAATCTGAGTGCTGAAGGTCGAGTTCCTTGAATAGCCTTAGTAAATTAGTCGCGAGGATGTTCATTGACTCATATTTTTCACTGTAAATAGTTCGGTATGTTTCtgttaatgatattattgtttttattttcttgtcacttatatcattaaatttttcactttgTAGTAAATTCTCATTACtctcttttaaatattcaaataaatttttgaaatcatttttaataggAGATACGTGCTTGAACACAGAAGCTGTTTCTTCTAAAGTTGGTAAAGTTGAAATCAATTCATGATTAGGCATTCCAATTGAATTAGTTCCTGATTCTTCATTGATTGAAGTCAAAAATCTCTGCAATTCGTTATTTTTAACTAAAAACTTCAGCAGTTTTGGGATAAAAGATCTGTATACATATTCTCTAGCATCAAATATTAGCTTTTGTTTACTTAACAACGATACGCCCTTTTTTGGAGACATTGGGATCGTTTTTCTGTCTGGTGAGAGTATAGAGTTCCTAGTGTATAAATCGGGTATCGTTTGAGTTCCTGTCGGATCATCGATTATCATTAGTATTctattcaatatattcagttctatatcattattttgaGATAGTTCATTCATTGCATTTTCTGCATGCTCGAAGTATTCAgttattgaatttgaaagagacttgaatattaatttttctttagtTAAGATTTCACCTTTGGAATATCCAATTTTTTGGTATATTACATTTAgattcttcaataatttttccaaCTGCTTTGATATCAAGTTAAAATTTTCTGTGTAGAGGtcgttattattgttattattatctatCTTCGAAATAAGCGATGTTAGTTCCCGAGTGTTCTCTTGAGTTGACATCTTAATGGGAGATGTTaaacattttatattcactGGTGTAAGCTTTGAATAGTCTGGATTTGAAAATTGATCACCAATGCGCTCTCTTGTAGGAGTCTGCAGAGCTGTCATTGGATATGGTTCTTATTTGTGATTAACCAGgtattatttcaattaattgtATTATAATCTTCTTATAAGTTAACTTGTTAATTGTATGAATGTAAATGATTGTTATTATCAACTATTTCTGATACGAGCTTTCAAAACTTAgttctttgaaatttatgAACAGTTGAAGTTaactttttttaattgtttattcAGGTAAACTAAAAACAAAACTCTTATGGAGAATTACGGTTCTCATCATCAgtttatattatctaaaaGTGAACCTTTTTTAACATCTTAGACAGTTACTGTTTCATCATGTAAACATCgaatgaatatttttgcTTGCACTTTTACTTTTGATGTTACaatgttgttgttttcaTATTTCCGCATTAGgaaaaatctttaattgCGGCTCTCATCAGTATAATAAAGCACGAGAGGTGATAAAATTAGTGAATGTTACTTAGCTTAAATGGATTTATACACGCAAAAGAGGAATTTGAGACACATATgagaatatatttatttatagtCGCCAAGTAATGGCTAGTTCTTTGGTGACAACCTTGGAAGTATGTTATTTAGAGAATATGGAGTGCAGTAGGGAGCAGTGCTTTACGCATTTCTTGCTATTTGTCAAACATTCTATAAAAACTTTGAAACTGAATAAATATGTTATTGAATGCAAGATGacaataatttatttcgAGTCCAACTGTTCATGCAgcttttaaattattttaaaacattgGTTGGCTAGTcgaatttattttcacaGGAATAAATCGAAATTTTGGAATCATGAGAGTTTGAAGCAGCCAGCATCATTCTATGTGGGTGGAATGCAAGGGAGGATAGAAACGAGCCTGAGTTTGAATTTGCCAAAGTTAGACTCGAACGGATACCTGATGCACCAAAGGTACCTACTATTCCACTATTATGGGATGTATTATCAAAAGTAGATAATAGATCACCAGCAGTAGTCCAAATACTAACTTGTTTTGTCCCTGTAGCCAAAATTGGCCCATGCTCATGA
Proteins encoded in this region:
- the TMC1 gene encoding Tmc1p (similar to Saccharomyces cerevisiae YOR052C; ancestral locus Anc_5.653), whose protein sequence is MSDTQNIKKIQVQNDAAKDKVVISLIEQEAATEDSGLQGEEQRAVKVVDKDGAVAVGGVATVGSKYTLAAESALQETSGVGKKQRKRRRKNECHYKDCSSSYIKYIGECQYCEGRFCSQHRLLETHLCTKLDYCKKEYHRRNAVRLAKEQTKIPKLSSI
- the TPHA0L02080 gene encoding uncharacterized protein (similar to Saccharomyces cerevisiae DRE2 (YKR071C); ancestral locus Anc_5.654) gives rise to the protein MKGPILILIHPAITTTPEVLEEKKIGISKQHATEVVIEQYLINKINDGTVVLETSNYSEIHYITPESDESVSFPKKLIGVLSDSLIPGGTLYGLTNAYKIDALVNNFEISDVGVYHWVKKNISKETKSVSLLASNSSSESGVGKKLPMFKKMPLFKKAAKNEPVEIATASDEVDELDDDDASSSSSGDMSNKAKYFESVGADSNGDGDTSVSEDDLVAVTDSTGITMITCGKTKTRKKRACKDCTCGLKEENEEEINKITSQQDRVLKFSAEELTEVDFTVEGKKVGGCGSCSLGDAFRCSGCPYLGLPAFKPGQAVNLSSISDDL
- the TPHA0L02090 gene encoding uncharacterized protein (similar to Saccharomyces cerevisiae SIS2 (YKR072C) and VHS3 (YOR054C); ancestral locus Anc_5.655), yielding MGRSESECNERSTSRLLYFDRLRKKQKNNRDMESEATDVGKIKMEQTSKTETKASPLIFREVDTGLGPRTKSIINVDKHSGAVISNTPDKDLKRVPKVTFETKKKNIEVIGSNECLTDVGKNAVERNATANVVLNTNNNLDNHHSEGNLKKTTSISVTPILNSSPKKNDGSDAVNVKAAEVNNLSKTTDNEHPHFIVDDILHTPPERSRSNSITHQLPHGMVPSVDNISYLLDKQLSALNTGETTNAERNNMSTVERAVSPIKDSKLVDVNKTNEPLDLSKEEHKDLDQGLSNKNIPVINKESLKNTDYRLLQDDNKIHVLFGATGSLSVYKLKPMIKKLEDIYGRDKITIQVILTQSAEKLLNTKYLKKNGNIIGNSALTTPINAPHNDDKILPTINKSMKLTNSEIISPVTPTMNSNTKIKNELLPSHITVWTDVDEWDLSRERTDPIIHIELKRWADILVIAPVTANTLSKIVLGLCDNLLTNTVSAWNTHFPILLAPSLVSSVYNANITKRQIAEIKENMPWIEVIKPSEKVVGINGEIGLGGMVDWNEIVDKIVTKLGGYPEEDDNTSELGEATEDLLNEDDDDDDEIKASSSRDDKDSNTEADDDDDDDDDDDDDDDDDLEVSNSPETIQDSRN
- the SGT1 gene encoding co-chaperone SGT1 (similar to Saccharomyces cerevisiae SGT1 (YOR057W); ancestral locus Anc_5.657), which produces MPIERDLDQAKKALYEDKEYLQVVSLCDGILKESNENIMALIYKSTGLEKLYFSTVDWHNPDTLESSRDLLTKALNIATHRGDRGKIGLIHFRFFVHYFNLKKYEEAKKNMDSCKEFGYTDDTLFMWEMNLEKKLKKIQSKLNQSPKEPDILKKTCKAEVSPLEETAGVPETDEIKYRVDWYQTNKSINISIFTKSLPQTKEDIKISYDNNSRNMEITYPVNESKLTFKKTMTLTHPIEPDSIAYELTARKIEVIISKEDKTINWKTLEATSNVETTTRGHNYTSADSNTDSASKNRNPSASKIDWSKIDLGSDEDDDGIDNSSADAFFQKLYANADPDTKRAMMKSFVESNGTALNTNWDDVKQGKVETSPPEGMELKNF
- the ASE1 gene encoding Ase1p (similar to Saccharomyces cerevisiae ASE1 (YOR058C); ancestral locus Anc_5.658), whose amino-acid sequence is MTALQTPTRERIGDQFSNPDYSKLTPVNIKCLTSPIKMSTQENTRELTSLISKIDNNNNNNDLYTENFNLISKQLEKLLKNLNVIYQKIGYSKGEILTKEKLIFKSLSNSITEYFEHAENAMNELSQNNDIELNILNRILMIIDDPTGTQTIPDLYTRNSILSPDRKTIPMSPKKGVSLLSKQKLIFDAREYVYRSFIPKLLKFLVKNNELQRFLTSINEESGTNSIGMPNHELISTLPTLEETASVFKHVSPIKNDFKNLFEYLKESNENLLQSEKFNDISDKKIKTIISLTETYRTIYSEKYESMNILATNLLRLFKELDLQHSDLDKNDLDLIMIYSTKFDNFDGKLLPVHEQIISRLNQLHDEFNDKYVARLKEKKDIESVCKELWIKLKFPQYQYEEFIDKNKGLSEIVMENYRNELNRLNIMKKKLLKTLISDTRQKIDEFWKILNYIDEDKKEFIDKFEELTRSNINSQYDEELLRLSEAELKQLEDRLAIYKPLLTLYSEFKSIIEDHINLENSSKDSSRLLSRNSHKILLQEEKMRKKITRHFPRVVQELRNKLHEMHSMFGRPFVVDGNSLAEVIQEQESELINKYPRMRLNSSQRDKSPSNKLSNLSNHKKSPHRIQKQSPNRKILNISPNKQHMQVSQLHKTPIKLDMPISVSTMSLKNKQFVSASKNSMAPSIKNERSATRPSLALLEPSKFMNTESKISVPGNSKLPLRTPNGFIRPTRLFPVSKNVLNKQGSQIPTLSSDLKNVTLKSISNTYQDNKENERQLDSKSNRILSSPYKEPENSIYKISMSPDGKCQLNIRESFDSGFDDTSMIEDENDKDFLSWKKEQLNKLNNSSNDDHEILPI